One Gossypium hirsutum isolate 1008001.06 chromosome A08, Gossypium_hirsutum_v2.1, whole genome shotgun sequence genomic window, TGTCGCAGCTCCGAGAGAATGCCCCACTAGCCTTAACCTAAATCCCTGTAAATGAATTAGGCTAACTACAACAACGAAAATAGAACTTCAGGTTTAAAAATAGCATAATACAATAAGGTCGAAACATACGAAGTAAATTAATCACCTCATATTTCTCCAAGCACTGCCTTATCGTTCCTATTTCATGGTGAAGAAACCATCGAGCAGCTTCAGCTGTGCCAAAGTGAGTTGAATAGCCTTCAAATGTAACCTGTCCATCACTTGACGTAACAATATCAGTAATAAGGTCATACACAGTATGAGTTCCACGGATTCCGAATATCACAAGTTTCTTTCGAGGATCAATTCCTATATAATATCCAGGTCTCATCACACTAGAATTCTTTACGAATTTCAAAACATTGCTTTCTCTAAGCATGCTAGTCCTTGCAAGGATGGCGGCATTATCCTTATAACATCCTTTGGCTAATTCAATGTGGTATATCAGATCCTGAACCtacatcacaaaaaaaaaaaaaagatcctTAGCCATATCAACTGAAatgaaactaaaaataattttgcaatttagtgcAAGGGATTCGGCAATTACGATCGAAACTGACTTGATCTTCACACCCTTAACATCCTCAAATGGATTCAAAGACGCCTGTCGAAGGTAAATAAGATATAGGCCTATAGTAAGATCACTTAAGCTCCAACCTTCAATGACAGTCTTACTCTTTTGAATGCTAGATATGATTTCCGAGACCGATCGAGCAGCGTATTGAGGCTTATTATCCCTTACTTCATTTCCTATACATACAAATTAGATTAAAGAACTAGTGCCATTAACTAATTGCTAATAAAAATGCAATGAAACAGCATATGCAGTAACCAATTTAGCTTAACATGAATTGACATAAAACAGACCTATTGGCAGAGCCCACCTACACAATTGCAGAGCTGGTTCAAGAGCCTTTGTGAGCCAAGCAAGCTCTAGTTTCCACTTGGTATCACCAACATAATCTTCATCACCAGAACTATACTTGAAAAACCTGGAACTGGTCTCAATTTCAGCCATATCTTTtgcctctttttctttaattacttCTTTTAATCCTTCTGCTTTTGACCATTGTGATTGAAACCTGTTAAGTACACCATTCATACATCTACCATAAAGTTTCTTCTGCCTTGTAATCAAAATGTTGCTATTATCTGCACACAAAAACCAataaacccaaaatcaaaataagaaagaaagCTGAGATTTTTACTAATTCTTTGGATTTTCGTTAAAAAACGCAGATTGAAAATGACAAAAGGATGAAAAGTTTAAAAGCTTTAAACGATTTGATAGAGGTGGATTGAAAGAAGAGGTGAAGCAAAGTACTTACAAAGATGGCGTATGAAGCTTTTGCAATATTGATTAACCATTGTTAAAAAAAAGATACAGATAAAGAGGGAAATTTGATGTTGGTGTAGAAATAAGATGAAAACGGAGGTTCTGGACGAGCTTCAGAGGCGGCGCTTGGTCATGCTCCGAGGCGGCGGACACGTATTTCTGAAGATTGATTTTGGGCCACAAAGTAAACGTAATGATTTTGGCCCTAAAGCAACGTCCAAGAGATTCTGGGCCTTCATTAATAGCCCAATAGAGGAGAGATCAAATTAATAACTGATCAAAGGTTTTTCTGCTCTTAAAAGTCAAATTAGTCTctctattttaaataaaaaaataagttgatttactattaaaaactaacgCGACTAACAAATAACTAGACAATTATACATGGTTATATGTACCTTATGCTAACGCATAGAGACtactttttaatattaaaaatagatgaattttttaacagaatGGTCGATTTACTTTTTGATCAAACATATGAGgactaatttgttttttttaagttaaagaaGGCAAAATGTAATCTAGCTCTTATTACAAGGACCTCAATTATACTTTTATACTCATTGAACATATAGTTAATTATTACAAGTATTGAACCGAATAATTAACTTAACAACTAACTTAACtcaaaataattaactaattaatcataataaatttttagaaaaacttaCACATAAATGTGTAAGTATTAAATCGAATAATTACCTCAATAACTAACTTAACTCTAACCAACAAACTAATAAATTAGTTAACTAacttgaataaatttaaaagaatttaaaggAAAACTCACATTAATATAGAAGTGCTGAAACCAAAGAATTAACTCAACAACTAATTTAACTCTAACTCGTAAACTAACTTAttaatcagaataaacatgaaagAGAGCTCATACTTTTTATTTAGAAGTACTAAATCTAATAATTAACTTTATAATTAACTAGAACAATTCCCACACTTATATATAGTAAGATTCGAACATGGGAGATTAAAGTTTCAAGGTCTCAATATTGTCATTTAGCCAAGGAATATAATAACGGAAATCAAGTCATTTTATGCCGAGTCATGcataaaatttcaagttttaaattttgtggataaaatttttttttgaaagaactTTATCCTTTTAAGAGTTCAATCAAATTCAACCTCAAATATAATTAAGATCTAAAGTGATTATAATAAAATGGTGAAgagtctaaaaattttaaatttatacataaataaaataaaataggtaTATATGTATaactcataaaaatataattttaggttaaaatatgtcattaatcttcaaaattttagaatttaaccATTGgactttcatttttaaaaatttagtctctttattttttgaatttcaaaatttaattttgacagctaatatttttttttgtttaattcaagttcattaaaatgtcaatttttaattacatggctatcaagtgattattattatttatttcaaaatgtcacactaataaatttaatagtgttaatatttagacttaaattttaaaatctgtaaaataaagagattaaattctaaaattttaaaaaaatatatgaatttatgtcATATTCATAATTTTACGAACTAGTATTTGGTACAttgtatacttttttttttcataaataatattaaaaaatttatatatgttttttatttaaatatttaaatatttatttatttataatattttactattttatattatatagtaCATTTGTCACCTTTCTTGCAGTCTAACAAAATAAATTCTctaattttattactatattcGAATAAGAATAAATAACTCGCAAGCACCCACTTTTATATACTGAAAGAGAAACTTGTAAATAGATGTTTTGCCATTGCCAAAACCAAAACGAATGTCCTTCCTTCTGCTGCTCAAAGCGAAGCTTAGGgcatttaatctttaaattaaaaataaaaaagcccCTTCAATACACATTTCATTAAATTCTTGAATtgattaataaaaatttgatttttttttacagacCCTATCTATTGCCTTCCATACCCTGCATTATTCCTTTCCTAATAATTCCCGGGTAAAGTTCAATCTTTTGgttttgtgttcttttttttttagtggAATAATCTTTAGTGGGTATTGGCCAAATTCGGGCTTTTTGACTATGTCTTTGTTCTTTCGGGTACTGTAGGAGCTGCTCGTTGATGGGTTGGAGGTAAATTTCGGGAACTTTTTGTAATTTACTGTAGAAATGAATAGTCTTggcttattatttatttatttttgttatcttttatatggataaattttgggtttattttagtttatattgaaatatttggTTGACTTAAATGGCCAATTTTAGCATGTTTTTGCTGCTAAGCTTTTGATAGATATATGGAGTGAAGTTTTGTTTTTTGTGATATTTAGGATGTTATAGAGTTGAGTTTGGGAACTTTTAGATCTTAAAATAATGGACTTGGATTTTGAGAATAGTGTAATTGTGTAATAAAGCACCTGTAAATgtaatatttatgattattttcttGAATTCGTGGATTTGTTGGATGCTTATATAGTGGTAAAGTTGAACTACTAGTAGATATCTGTAAATTTAAAGTTCATGTTGTCTTATATGCATTCCAAATTCATGTTACCACATAGCATATAACTGCTGAAATTTTTATCCCGGCTTAATTCTTTTTCCTATTTGCTCTTATGGTTTTGCAGACAGTTCTTGCTGTCGGTGTTCAAAATCGGCAATTTAAGTTTCTAGATTCAAAGTGTTGCATCTAGTAACTTGTTACTAGCTGGTTGATCGAGGAAACGGTCATGCTTCTGTTCCAACCCATGATTTGCAGGtatttgaacttaattaattagtGCAAGGATTTAACATCTTGCTTTATTGGTTTTTACTTGTTCCAGTAATTGCTTTATCGGTTTTTCACTGTCCATAATTTTGCTTAATCTGTTTCTTGTCCTATCCTCCATTATGATCGATTGGTTTTCACTTTTGCTTCTATTTCCACATACTGATGAATGTCAGCATGTGCATATGTACATCATAAAAAGGTAAATTCTTTGATTTTCTTCTTATTGGCAGAACCTTTTCATAAAACATTTGcgtattttgggaatggactggttgttTTTATCTGCCATCAAGATTTATAAATGATGTTCTGGGGGCAAAGGGCTGCAAATGCTCTTGGCATGTTTAGGTTGAGATGGGGTGGTGAATCCTCTTTGACAACAGGCTTACTAGGTGATGTGCCTCATGAGATTGAGTTGTCTGACTATGGAAGATTACCAGCTAGTCCTCGTACAGAATGCCCTTCAGGGCTTCTCAATGGTGAGAGTCTAAATGTGGAACCAATTGCTGACTTGGACTTGTTTTTCGAGCGGCTCTATAGCTACTATTGTGAAAAGGGGCTTTGGTGCATAATTATAAAATGGATAGTTGAACTTCTGAGTGTGGGCTTTACCATATGTTTCTCAGGGTTTTTCTTATTGTTTGTTGATTGGAATGGTCTCCACAATGCAAAATGTGGGATGGATGCGGTTGAGTCTGGAACTAAACCGTGTGATCTTGCTAAGGAAGCACTTCAAGAGCACCCATTAACTCCCTTAACACTTTCAAAAGCTATTGTTGTTGGATATTTGGTGCTTTTTTCCGTCTATTGGGTATTCTGTTTTTTGAGGTTTTTTGCACAATTAAAGGATACCCTCGGTATGCAACATTTCTTTTATAACAGGTAAGTTACAAGATTTGCATTTGGTAGAGCATTTACGGTAATAGTGCCTTATAAttgtttaatgattttataattattttaattttattttgcagtCTCCATATTACCGACAGTGAGATTCAGACCATGCCTTGGGCAACGATACTTGAAAGGGTTGTCCGATTACAAAGTTCTTCACAACTCTGTGTGGTCAAGGATCTTTCTACTCATGATGTGGTTATGCGATTGATGCGGAAGGAGAACTACTTGATTGGAATGCTTAATAAAGGAGTGCTTGCTTTTCCTATTTCACCTTGGGTTCCAGGTGCTGGTCCAACTGTCAAATTTGGCTCTGGTGGAACACGACATCGTCTGATCCTGACAAAGTCACTTGAATGGACCTTAAATTGGTGTATATTGCAAAGCATGTTTGACCGGTATGTTTAGCTTTACATGAACATTTGGCTCTCTACTTTCTGACTAAAGATAAAATTgcttatttcttcatttttctaatGTATTATACTTACATTTCAAGATTATTATACAATCCTTATCATGTGAGGAAGTATAAGAAGATACATTTTTGGTGTTGAAATATGAACAAAAGTGATGCCATTGAATTGTTTTTGCTTTTCTCTAGATAAGTTTTGCGGGGCTTTTGTAGACAAGTTATCAAGATATGCAGTTTTTTCATATATATGCGTGTGCGTGTGCGTGTGCGTGTGCGTGTGCGTGTGCGTGTGCGTGTGCGTGTGCGTGTGCGTGTGCGTGTGGGTGTGCGTGTGCGTGTGCGTGCGCGTgcgcgtatatatatatatcaaaattctGAAAGGTTTTACTCATCCATTGTCTTTCTATGTTTAGGAAGGAAATATTTTATGAAGTACTGCAAGTTTCAAATGTAATCCTGAAATTAACCTTGACATATTTATGAGGTGTTGCTGATATTAGTAGCTAAAAGCACTTGTgattggtttttcttttctcttcttttttacttttaagAAACAAAATACACCTCAATTCTGGGGTTTATAACCAACTTCCTTTTGGAAcgcctttttgtttttttggcaGAAACTTTTGTGTTAGAAGGGACTTCATTACTAATCCTAGAACATTGAAGAAGAGGCTTATAATTGTTGGGCTTACTATGCTTCTACTCTCTCCATTTCTCGTCATATTCATGCTGGTTTATCTCTTCTTAAGGCATGCTGAGCAATTCTATAATCATCCAAGTACAGCTTCTTCTCGAAGATGGTCTAATTTGTCAAAATGGATGTTTAGGGAATTCAATGAGGTATTATCATCTCCCCTTCCTCTTTGCCTATTTTCACAAGCTCGTGTTATTACTTTTTATCCGGTAATCTTAAGTGTTAGTCCATTGTTCAAGTTTATTCATATAGAAGAAAAGTTGTTTAGAATCTACCGTGAGAATAAGATGATAACAATTTGTTTCTTGCAATGGATATTTTACACTTATAGATTCTCTTGTTTCACATGCCGTCATGCTGTGTTTTTATTTATactgttcatcttttttttttacaggTTGAACATTTATTTAGGCATCGGATTAATAGCAGTGTAATGCATGCTTCCGAGTACCTAAAGCAATTTCCCTCACCGGTTATTTCCATTATCGCAAAATTTATCTCATTTGTATCTGGCGGCTTTGCTGCTGTCTTGATCATCATTGCCTTTGTGGAAGAATCTTTGCTAGAGGGCCATGTAATATTCTCAAGCTTTCACCCTttcgaattcttttattttcttttccgtTCAACTGTTCTATATTTTTGCTTTTTAgttatttacatgtttatttgaaatttgtagaTATTTGGTCGGAACTTGTTTTGGTATGCAGCTATTTTTGGAACCATAACAGCAATTAGCCGGGCTGCTGTTGCAGATGAACTTCTGGTCCTTGATCCAGGAGGAGCAATGTCTATGGTGGTACAGCATACACATTATATGCCGAAGAGATGGCGTGGTAAAGAAAACATCGAAACAGTCCGTATAGAGTTTGAAACTCTATATCAGGTAAACCCcacttaatccctatttttgttatACTCGTAATCTCGGAGTTGCATGCTTGTTTGATTATAAAAGTCCGGGAAATATTGTTTCATTCGAGTATTTTGCTACATCAAGTGCTTGTTTGAATCAATGTTGTGTCGTTGTGTTGCAGTACACTGGAATGATATTGCTAGAGGAGATGGCCTCGATTTTCCTCACTCCATTGTTGCTTCTATTTGTTGTCCCAAAGGTTTTATTTCTGTCTCTTTTCTTCTATTGTTGATTCTCACACCCTACATCTTGCTTTTCAAGTTAAAATGTTGACTGTTAGAATGTTCATTTTGCAGCAGGTGGATGACATTTTACAGTTCATTGCCGATTTTACCATAGATGTTGAAGGTGTCGGTCATGTTTGCAGGTAGACTGCTCTTTTTCTTCTAACTTCTTTTGGACCCCTTTATTACTAGTTATATCACATGCCTATTAAATGATATGACGTGCACGATTGTTCCCTTTGTTTTGCAGTTTTAGTGCCTTTGATTTCCAAAACCACGGCAATAGCAAATATGGGTCTCCACACAATGTGCCTCGTGCACAAAGGAGTTCCCAAGGGAAAATGGAGAAGTCATTCTTGAGGTATGATTTTGCTCTGTCCTACGGCTGCACTTAGAGCTATTTATGAGGTGAATGTAAATCGGAAAACCCAATATCAGCTCAAAATGTTATACTACTTATTACATTTGCCATGATAGAAGTTGACGGTTAGTCTCGGCTTTAACCTTAAACTGCTATCTGATGAGACATTATATGCTATTGGTTTGTACGAAATACTGTTTTTCTGCTACTTGCGATTTATTTATTGGTTGAGTGCTTCGAATGCATTCCTCTCCTTCTAGAGCCATGATTTCCCTTTTTCATGGTATTCTTTAATTATGGTGTTTTccctctcttttcttctttttcctcgtgtataatttctttgtttttgcatGTGCAGTTTCCAGAGTAGCTATCCTTTGTGGGAACCGGATGCTCAGGGTAAGCAGTTCCTGTCAAATATTAGAATTTTCAGGGAGCAAAAGTTGCAAGGGCAAGGAACTGGACACACATATTCTCTGGATAGATTGTGGCGTGGTAGCCCACAGAGAGCTTACAGAGATAGAAACGGCCTTTCATCAAGAGAAATGCAACACAATATTCCGGGCTCCGGCAATGATTCGAGGTCTTCATGGATAATTGATGCTGTTCAAAAGAATCACCCGTGTCTTCTCGATTGGTATTATACCTCTCGACCTCACCATGTGAGAAGTCATAGGAGAGACACCACAACAAGGCAATTTGAACCGGCCGAGCAACAGCATGGGGACTATTGGGGGCCAACTAGCCTAGCACATAATGAAGGAATAGATGAAGATCACTGGCTACACCACTATGACAATTGGCCGCAGTCGCAACTTGAAGCTTCGACATCAGCTCCTTTCTTCCATGACAGTGTACTTCAGCATCATGATGCAAATGACTTGGCACACCATACATGGAGCCATTGGTGGGACCGAAGTGGCTTGCACGGTTCACAGCCCCAAGCAAGTTTTCTAGAGCCTCCCGATTTCAACCGCTATCCTGCAGACTGTCAGTACAATAACTTATCCGAGAGAAGCATACAAGGGCAAGATCAATACCTTGATTGGCGGGATTCTCGGAGGTTATCCCATATGTCTTACATGGATGATCTTGAAGCTGGAGGGGACATAAATCTTCATTTTGACGGTATCTATACCACTTCTCCCGAATCTCCCACCGTAAATTTAAGGCCCCCGGGCTTCCATTAATCAAAGAAGCTTTAGTTTCTGGATTGGTACTTACCTTCAGATGAATGGAATGCAAATCAAATTCCAACTTTCCATATTcattgttgtatatatatatattcattaagaGGTTCATTTCTTTAAGGCCTAAACTCCATTTTAGGGTAACATATTGCACACCAATTCAGTGTTAGCCTTTTGATATGTATAAACGAACAATTGTAAGCCATTGATCGATTCAAATGATTCATTCAAATCCATGTGTTTTTTTGTTTATGTATACGTATTTGCCATGATTAAGCTCTTTTTTTTCCTGGGGTTAATATCACTAAACATCCTCAAATTATttcaaaatgatcaaattgaatcaTCAATATATTGGTATAGTATTAATTAGGAACATGTACGTATTGATAATTTGATTCATGTGTACTAAATATGTTGCACGTTATGTTTGAAGGACTGTTTAACGCCCAAACTAATTGTTAGAGGTGAAAAAAAGGTCTTAATTGTTACAATAATGACACTTCCAAggctcaattaaaatattttgaaatttaaagaacAATAAAAATCTGATTATAGTTTAAGGACGCATAGCATAATTAATCCTTTTCTTTGTTTGTCTTTTTGGTACTAAAGCATTGGGTCAAAGACAATTCTAATAAACAAAGGTAGGATTAGAAACGAAACGACAACGTTTCAGTGCTGTTTCCCTTGCGAAACCTTGAGATAAAAACAACGGGTTTTACAAGGgctttacaaaaaagaaaaaaaaaaaaccgtgCTCCAAAGCTTGTCAAAATCCCCAGAGAATTTCTCAAATTCAGGATGAAGAAGGCTTCAAAGcttcaaatttactttttttcaaaattcaatcgTCAAAGATCCATAAAGGCCGCTTCTTTACTCTCGAGAGCTTACATTTCTGATAATtctccatcatcatcatcatcttcttcttcacagTTTCACTCAACCGACCGTCACCTTCAATGCTGTGCAAAAACCCGAGGTTTAATTTTCAAGCTACACCAATTCAAAACCTCTGGGGAAATGTTCAGAGTGTTTAAAGATATGGAAGCTTGTTTTGACGAGGGAGAGCTGGGAATAGCTTTATTAAAAATTGGACTCAAACTTGACCGAGAAGGTGAAGACCCTGAAAAGGCTCTATCTTTTGCTGACAGAGCATTGAAAGTATTGGATCAAGATGGTAAACCTTCTTGACTAGTTGCTGTGGCTTTACAATTGATGGGTTCTGTTAGCTATGGTTTAAAAAGGTTTAATGATAGTTTAGGGTATCTTAATAAGGCTAATAGGTTGCTTGGTAGGTTAGAGGAAGAGGGTATTGCCAATGTTGAGAATATAAGGCCAGTGCTACATGCAGTGCAGCTTGAATTGGGGAATGTGAAGACAGAAATGGGGAGGAGAGAGGAGgctcttttaaattttaagaagGCTTTGGAAATTAAGGAAATGAGTCATTGATTCAAATAGCGGGCCGATATCAGAATAGtggccgttatatagcggtagcggCACCGTCCGAAACCGCTTTTGCTGAAAATAGCGGTGTGAAGCGGAGTCACGCCAATAGCGGTGGGTCGCGGCCGCAACTTAACGGGTAACGGCCAATTGCGGCAATAACGGGCCGCTATTCCCGTTATTTTTCGTTacagtaaattttaaaaaaaaagtcatccCCTCAAACAAAAATCGACAGAAACAGTGAAAAACAAAAGGGAATATATTCCCCCACCTGCAAAGTGCAAAATCAGAGAgctttcaataaaaaaaagtaaaaagaagtcaaaagaaacaaaaaaagtaatcaaaactcaaaaccaatagaaaaagaaatatgaaattctGTTTCTTATATATGGGCAAACAGCAAGCAGCAGATGAAAGCAAGGAGCCGAGCCAACTGCCGAGGACTTGAATCTGAAAAGCAAACCCATCTATTTCCTCTTCGAAGTACTTCTAGGTTTTTTCCAGTTCTTTCTCAGCCCTTCTAAGTTCTAAGCCAGTATTCATTTACCTGGTTTTTCACACTTTCAAGTTTCAACAGCAGTAGAGATTCGGCCATTTTTGTTGATAGTCTGATGAGTTGGAGGCTTGGAGCCTTGGAGGCTACTGGTTAGGGTTAGGGAATAGAAAGAAtcgtttcattttcttttaatttttctgtttttgtttttgtttgtggCTTTATTGGCAATTGGCATGCTGctctgttttgtttcttctttgactcTTGTTTTACTCATTAATTAGGGGCAGCCACCGTCCATTTTAACCACTAGAAAATAGGCATGTAAATTGTGCTTTTAACCACCTATCCATTGTTAAAATTTgtcttaaaataattatttgaaaatttctttattaaatttaaatatatatataaatttctggACACAATTTTTAATATGACATGGACTTCATATATAAAGTTGTGTtctcatatcatattaataaagATTTATAAGTGCTAGAAAACATTctaaaatcattaaaagtgaatttttataattataattataattactatgttttacaataagttgtacgaatttgaaaaaaaatcacgatcgcgatacccgcagtgaccgcaatagcgtccgttatgtccgcgaccgcgacaaacgcgacccgaccgaaaacgcgaccgcgaccgcaatttaaatcccttaaTGACTCTTGGGAAGGATAGTAAGGAATTAGGGGTGGGATATAGGGATTTGGCTGAAGCTTACGTTTCGGTTCTAAATTTTAAGGGGGCCTTACCTTTTGGTTTGAAGGCATTGGAGGTTCATAGGAAGGGGCTAGGGCATAATTCAGTGGAGGTTGCACATGATAGGAGGATTCTTGGGGTTATTTATACAGGTGTGGAGGAGCATGAGAAGGCATTGGAACAGAATCAGTTGTCACAGAGGGTTTTGAAGAATTGGGGTCTTAGTTCTGAGTTGCTTCGTGCGGAAATTGATGCTGCTAATACGCAGATTGCGTTGGGAAAGTATGATGAGgctattaatactttgaaaggtATAGTTCAGCAGACAGAGAAAGACAGTGAGAATCGAGCTCTGGTGTTTATTTCAATGGGGAAAGCTCTTTGTCATCTGGAAAAATTTGCAGACTCGAAGAGGTGTTTGGAGATTGCTTGTGGAATTCTTGACCAGAAAGAGACTGTTTCTCCGATTGAAGTTGCTGAGGCATACTGTGAGATATCAATGCTATATGAGAATATGAATGAGTTCGAGACTGCAATTTCATTGTTGAAGAGAACATTGGCTATACTTGAGAAACAACCTCAAGAACAGCAATCCGAGGGAGGTGTTTCCACTAGAATAGGGTGGTTACTCTCGTTAAAAGGTGAGGTGCCACAGGCAATTCCTTACTTGGAGGATGCAGTAGAGAAATTGAAAGACAGCTTTGGCTCCAGGCATTTTGGGGTCGGGTATATTTACAACAATTTAGGGGCAGCATATTTGGAATTAGATAGGCCTCAGTCAGCAGCACAAATCTTTGCAGTTGCAAAGGACATCTTGGATGTCTCTCTTGGTCCTCATCATGCAGATTCAATCGAAACTTGCCAGAATCTTTCTAAAGCTTATAGTGCAATGGGAAGGTAAAATGTTCTTTTAGTCTCTATGCATCTTGCCTTTACTAGTCCAATATCTTGCTTTTAATGGTGCCCGGTCATGAGAGATAGCCTGGTGCCATGCTGAAGTGAAACCTGTTCATGGCTGAGAGAAAATTGCATTTCAAAGTGGTATAGGTGATAGTCCAAGGGTCAATAACGGAAGTACC contains:
- the LOC121203420 gene encoding autophagy-related protein 9 isoform X4 → MMFWGQRAANALGMFRLRWGGESSLTTGLLGDVPHEIELSDYGRLPASPRTECPSGLLNGFFLLFVDWNGLHNAKCGMDAVESGTKPCDLAKEALQEHPLTPLTLSKAIVVGYLVLFSVYWVFCFLRFFAQLKDTLGMQHFFYNSLHITDSEIQTMPWATILERVVRLQSSSQLCVVKDLSTHDVVMRLMRKENYLIGMLNKGVLAFPISPWVPGAGPTVKFGSGGTRHRLILTKSLEWTLNWCILQSMFDRNFCVRRDFITNPRTLKKRLIIVGLTMLLLSPFLVIFMLVYLFLRHAEQFYNHPSTASSRRWSNLSKWMFREFNEVEHLFRHRINSSVMHASEYLKQFPSPVISIIAKFISFVSGGFAAVLIIIAFVEESLLEGHIFGRNLFWYAAIFGTITAISRAAVADELLVLDPGGAMSMVVQHTHYMPKRWRGKENIETVRIEFETLYQYTGMILLEEMASIFLTPLLLLFVVPKVDDILQFIADFTIDVEGVGHVCSFSAFDFQNHGNSKYGSPHNVPRAQRSSQGKMEKSFLSFQSSYPLWEPDAQGKQFLSNIRIFREQKLQGQGTGHTYSLDRLWRGSPQRAYRDRNGLSSREMQHNIPGSGNDSRSSWIIDAVQKNHPCLLDWYYTSRPHHVRSHRRDTTTRQFEPAEQQHGDYWGPTSLAHNEGIDEDHWLHHYDNWPQSQLEASTSAPFFHDSVLQHHDANDLAHHTWSHWWDRSGLHGSQPQASFLEPPDFNRYPADCQYNNLSERSIQGQDQYLDWRDSRRLSHMSYMDDLEAGGDINLHFDGIYTTSPESPTVNLRPPGFH